The following proteins are co-located in the Vicinamibacterales bacterium genome:
- a CDS encoding DUF3667 domain-containing protein, which translates to MSTGGTCANCHAVLTGAYCAQCGQHESASHPATLAHLAHELTHELLHVDGKIWRTVKALFLQPGRLTQEYWTGQRAAWIGPFRIFLIAAGLHALFVPGIGPMNLQTLVQRSPTGTLRISMGTAAETQRGAGGATALPPEELADYVGRLRRAYLSVRYAAVPLFALASLAVYRKRQAYYAGHVVLAVHFYSVWYFLGLATSRLPNQVDALAGIALSAPYLFLVLRRLFRDGPLATLGRTLLLYGVMVTLEMLLAFAAIAIVVRDAG; encoded by the coding sequence ATGTCGACGGGCGGCACCTGCGCGAACTGCCACGCCGTGCTCACGGGCGCGTACTGCGCGCAGTGCGGCCAGCACGAGAGCGCGTCCCATCCGGCCACCCTCGCCCACCTGGCCCACGAGCTCACGCACGAGCTGCTGCACGTGGACGGCAAGATCTGGCGCACCGTCAAGGCGCTGTTCCTGCAGCCCGGACGTCTCACCCAGGAGTACTGGACCGGCCAGCGCGCCGCGTGGATCGGCCCCTTCCGGATCTTCCTGATCGCGGCAGGCCTCCACGCCCTGTTCGTCCCGGGGATCGGTCCGATGAACCTGCAGACGCTCGTGCAACGCTCGCCCACCGGCACGCTGCGCATCAGCATGGGCACCGCTGCCGAGACCCAGCGCGGCGCCGGCGGCGCCACGGCGCTGCCACCGGAGGAGCTGGCCGACTACGTCGGCCGGCTGCGGCGCGCCTATCTGAGCGTCCGGTACGCCGCTGTTCCGCTCTTCGCACTCGCGTCCCTGGCCGTGTACCGGAAGCGCCAGGCGTACTACGCGGGCCACGTCGTGCTGGCCGTCCACTTCTACAGCGTCTGGTATTTCCTCGGGCTGGCGACGAGCCGCCTGCCGAATCAGGTCGACGCGCTGGCCGGTATCGCGCTCTCGGCGCCCTACCTGTTCCTTGTGCTTCGTCGGCTGTTCCGCGACGGGCCCCTGGCCACGCTCGGACGCACGCTGTTGCTGTACGGCGTGATGGTGACGCTCGAGATGCTCCTGGCGTTCGCGGCCATCGCCATCGTGGTGAGGGACGCCGGCTGA
- a CDS encoding class I fructose-bisphosphate aldolase has translation MTGTAAKATDIVGLLGDDAAALLQHECRTIARDQLHLPGPDFVDRMFALSDRSPRVLGALQRLFDTGRLAGTGYVSILPVDQGIEHSAGASFAPNPAYFDSENIVKLAIEGGCNAVASTLGVLGTVARKFAHRIPFIVKVNHNEFLSYPNSYDQIRFASVKQCWNMGAQGIGATIYFGSEESKRQIQEVSAMFQEAHELGMFTVLWCYMRNAAFKTKDADYHLAADLTGQANHLGVTIQADIIKQKLPETNGGYNALNFGKTHKAVYSKLTTDHPIDLTRYQLANCYMGRMGLISSGGASAGETDLKEAVKTAIINKRAGGMGLISGRKAFQRPVADGVALLNAIQDVYLSSGITVA, from the coding sequence ATGACCGGAACCGCAGCAAAGGCCACTGATATCGTTGGACTGCTCGGAGACGACGCAGCAGCGCTGCTCCAACACGAGTGCCGCACGATCGCTCGAGACCAGCTCCACCTGCCCGGCCCAGACTTCGTCGATCGGATGTTCGCGCTCTCGGATCGCTCGCCCCGCGTGCTCGGCGCACTCCAGCGGCTGTTCGACACGGGCCGCCTCGCCGGCACCGGCTACGTCTCGATCCTGCCCGTCGACCAGGGCATCGAGCACTCGGCGGGCGCGTCGTTCGCGCCGAATCCGGCGTACTTCGACTCCGAGAACATCGTGAAGCTGGCGATCGAGGGCGGGTGCAACGCCGTGGCCTCGACGCTCGGCGTGCTGGGCACCGTGGCGCGCAAGTTCGCCCACCGGATCCCGTTCATCGTCAAGGTCAACCACAACGAGTTCCTCTCGTACCCGAATTCGTACGACCAGATCCGCTTCGCGAGCGTGAAGCAGTGCTGGAACATGGGCGCACAGGGCATCGGGGCGACGATCTACTTCGGCTCCGAGGAGAGCAAGCGGCAGATCCAGGAAGTGTCGGCGATGTTCCAGGAGGCGCACGAGCTCGGCATGTTCACGGTGCTCTGGTGCTACATGCGGAACGCGGCGTTCAAGACCAAGGACGCCGACTACCATCTCGCCGCCGACCTCACGGGCCAGGCCAACCACCTGGGCGTGACGATCCAGGCCGACATCATCAAGCAGAAGCTGCCCGAGACCAACGGCGGCTACAACGCCTTGAACTTCGGCAAGACCCACAAGGCCGTCTACTCGAAGCTCACCACCGACCACCCGATCGACCTGACGCGGTACCAGCTGGCCAACTGCTACATGGGCCGCATGGGCCTCATCAGCTCGGGCGGCGCGTCGGCAGGCGAGACGGACCTCAAGGAAGCCGTGAAGACCGCCATCATCAACAAGCGGGCCGGCGGCATGGGCCTGATCTCGGGCCGCAAGGCGTTCCAGCGGCCGGTGGCGGACGGGGTGGCGCTGCTCAACGCCATCCAGGACGTCTACCTGTCGTCGGGCATCACCGTCGCCTGA
- the thiI gene encoding tRNA uracil 4-sulfurtransferase ThiI, whose amino-acid sequence MSVLLAHYQEIALKGLNRPWFIRHLARNLRDALAGLDVGDVRLPMGRIDVPLGAHVDVDAVRDRVRRVFGIANFAIAHRVEPDPAAIVDAVLRDLPVDRPVESFRVEVRRAHKQFPVPSPDMERAIGGPIHARTGWKVDLSNPAFTVWVEIVPKAAYYHFGKEPGAGGLPSGTGGRVLVLLSGGIDSPVAAWRMMRRGCHATFLHFHGHPFTSHASIDKARELVRTLAPYQLGAHLMLVPFGELQRQVTLSVPGPLRVVIYRRLMLRIAAALASKVHARALVTGDSVGQVASQTLDNLATIGAATDRLVVRPLVGMGKEEIMADAQRIGTFPISILPDEDCCTLFTPRHPLTRAKRAEVARAEADLPIDAMVEAAAAAPVVERVEWPLAPARDQATVMPDDR is encoded by the coding sequence ATGAGCGTCCTGCTCGCGCACTACCAGGAGATCGCGCTGAAGGGCCTGAACCGCCCATGGTTCATCCGGCACCTCGCGCGAAACCTGCGCGACGCCCTCGCCGGGCTCGACGTGGGCGATGTCCGCCTGCCGATGGGCCGCATCGACGTGCCGCTCGGCGCGCACGTGGACGTCGACGCCGTCCGCGACCGGGTGCGCCGTGTGTTCGGCATCGCGAACTTCGCGATCGCCCATCGCGTGGAACCCGATCCCGCCGCCATCGTGGACGCCGTGCTGCGCGACCTGCCGGTCGACCGCCCCGTGGAGAGCTTCCGGGTGGAAGTGCGCCGCGCGCACAAGCAGTTCCCCGTGCCGTCGCCGGACATGGAACGGGCCATCGGCGGTCCGATTCACGCGCGCACCGGATGGAAGGTCGACCTGTCGAACCCGGCCTTCACGGTGTGGGTCGAGATCGTGCCGAAGGCCGCCTACTACCACTTCGGCAAGGAGCCCGGCGCCGGTGGGCTGCCGTCGGGGACCGGCGGCCGGGTGCTGGTCCTCCTCTCGGGCGGCATCGACTCGCCGGTGGCGGCGTGGCGGATGATGCGCCGCGGCTGCCACGCCACGTTCCTGCACTTCCACGGGCATCCGTTCACGTCGCACGCGTCGATCGACAAGGCGCGCGAGCTGGTCCGCACGCTCGCGCCCTACCAGCTTGGCGCGCACCTGATGCTCGTGCCGTTCGGCGAGCTGCAGCGCCAGGTGACGCTCAGCGTGCCTGGGCCGCTCCGGGTCGTGATCTACAGGCGCCTGATGCTGCGCATCGCGGCGGCGCTGGCATCGAAGGTCCATGCGCGCGCGCTCGTCACGGGCGATTCGGTGGGGCAGGTGGCGTCCCAGACGCTGGACAACCTGGCTACCATCGGCGCCGCGACCGACAGGCTGGTCGTCCGTCCGCTCGTCGGCATGGGCAAGGAGGAGATCATGGCCGACGCGCAGCGCATCGGCACGTTTCCGATCTCGATCCTGCCCGACGAGGACTGCTGCACGCTCTTCACGCCGAGGCATCCGCTGACCCGGGCGAAGCGCGCCGAAGTGGCGCGCGCCGAAGCGGACCTGCCGATTGACGCGATGGTGGAGGCGGCGGCTGCCGCCCCCGTCGTGGAGCGCGTGGAGTGGCCGCTGGCGCCGGCCCGCGATCAGGCGACGGTGATGCCCGACGACAGGTAG
- the hpnE gene encoding hydroxysqualene dehydroxylase HpnE, with the protein MTQPDAVVIGAGCAGLSAACALAAAGVRVAVVEARPVLGGRTFAIRDRVSGDWVDNGQHVLFGAYHETLAYLARIGSRDRVRIQGMLAAPIVDLQGRGSELRCPDLPTPLQLVAGVMAWDALTWRERLSVAAMRAAVDPRRPPDPAETVRAWLTRHGQAPRLCELLWEPLALAALNQSIDVATATTFAEVVRRILGPGADDAAIAWPADSLSAVFVDPAVAYLRARGGEVAAGRPARVLVAGGRARGVAHGERILSPAVIVSAVPWHALAGLFDPVPDVLAPLTTAASVRQGEAIVTANLWFDRDVLGTPMVGLPGRTFQWAFDKGRVTPGRASHLSLVSSGASAIASMTNDELVRLAHRELAGALPAAASARLVRGTIIRDRRATFSLAAGEPPRPPATTPLPGFLLAGDWIDTGLPATIESAVVSGHRAAAAALAVLGADGGTARGEHP; encoded by the coding sequence GTGACCCAACCCGACGCGGTCGTCATCGGAGCCGGCTGCGCCGGCCTGAGCGCCGCCTGCGCGCTGGCGGCCGCCGGCGTCCGCGTCGCCGTCGTCGAGGCGCGGCCCGTGCTGGGGGGACGGACGTTCGCCATCCGCGACAGAGTCTCGGGCGACTGGGTGGACAACGGCCAGCACGTGCTCTTCGGCGCCTACCACGAGACGCTGGCCTACCTGGCGCGCATCGGTTCCCGCGACCGCGTGCGGATCCAGGGCATGCTGGCCGCGCCGATCGTGGACCTGCAGGGGCGGGGCAGCGAGCTGAGGTGTCCCGACCTGCCGACGCCGCTCCAGCTTGTTGCGGGCGTGATGGCCTGGGACGCCCTCACGTGGCGGGAGCGCCTGTCGGTCGCGGCCATGCGCGCGGCGGTGGACCCGCGGCGACCGCCAGACCCGGCCGAGACCGTGCGCGCGTGGCTGACCCGGCACGGCCAGGCGCCCAGGCTCTGCGAACTGCTGTGGGAGCCGCTGGCGCTCGCCGCCCTCAACCAGTCGATCGACGTGGCGACCGCCACCACGTTCGCCGAGGTCGTGCGCCGGATCCTCGGGCCGGGCGCCGACGATGCCGCCATCGCGTGGCCGGCCGACTCGCTGTCGGCGGTCTTCGTCGATCCCGCCGTCGCCTACCTCCGGGCCCGAGGCGGGGAGGTCGCGGCCGGCCGGCCGGCGCGCGTGCTGGTAGCCGGCGGCCGCGCGCGCGGCGTCGCCCACGGCGAACGGATCCTGTCGCCGGCCGTCATCGTGTCTGCCGTGCCCTGGCATGCGCTCGCCGGTCTCTTCGACCCGGTCCCGGACGTGCTCGCCCCCCTGACGACGGCGGCCTCTGTCCGGCAGGGCGAAGCGATCGTGACGGCGAACCTGTGGTTCGACAGGGACGTCCTCGGCACGCCCATGGTCGGCCTGCCCGGGCGCACGTTCCAGTGGGCGTTCGACAAAGGACGGGTGACGCCCGGACGCGCGAGCCACCTGTCGCTCGTGAGCAGCGGCGCGTCGGCCATCGCGTCGATGACGAACGACGAACTGGTGCGCCTGGCGCACCGGGAGCTGGCCGGCGCCCTGCCGGCCGCCGCCTCGGCGCGCCTCGTGCGCGGGACCATCATCCGCGACCGCCGGGCCACGTTCTCCCTCGCCGCCGGCGAGCCGCCGCGGCCGCCGGCGACCACGCCGCTCCCGGGCTTCCTGCTGGCCGGCGACTGGATCGACACCGGGCTGCCGGCGACGATCGAGAGCGCCGTCGTCAGCGGGCACCGCGCCGCCGCCGCGGCGCTGGCAGTGCTCGGCGCGGATGGCGGGACGGCACGCGGCGAGCACCCATGA
- the hpnD gene encoding presqualene diphosphate synthase HpnD: MSRDTSFYYSFLVLPADRRGAIVTVWDVCRAIDDAVDEAPNADAGRVALAFWRDEIARVFDGGTPESAQGRALQPVARRFELPRRAFEDLADGVQMDLEHDRYETFDDLREYCWRVASTVGVICLNIFGCRHPGSRDYAMHLGLALQLTNIVRDVRTDLEHGRIYLPQDEMRRFHCTEAHLRAGAVTGEVRALLQHQLARARQYYERASAALPAGEARHLVAAEIMGAIYFGILRRIEARGYDVFSETVRVPRPERAWIAATTWARTLMRAGVEALAAPARTP; encoded by the coding sequence GTGAGTCGCGACACTTCCTTCTACTACTCGTTCCTCGTGCTGCCTGCCGACCGGCGGGGCGCCATCGTGACGGTGTGGGACGTGTGCCGCGCCATCGACGACGCGGTGGACGAGGCGCCGAACGCCGACGCGGGCCGGGTCGCGCTCGCATTCTGGCGCGACGAGATCGCGCGGGTGTTCGACGGCGGCACGCCGGAATCGGCGCAGGGCCGCGCCCTGCAGCCCGTCGCGCGCCGTTTCGAACTGCCGCGCCGCGCGTTCGAGGATCTCGCGGACGGCGTGCAGATGGATCTCGAGCACGACAGGTACGAGACCTTCGACGACCTGCGCGAGTACTGCTGGCGGGTCGCCTCCACCGTGGGTGTCATCTGCCTCAACATCTTCGGGTGCCGTCACCCCGGCAGCCGCGACTACGCCATGCACCTGGGGCTGGCGCTGCAGCTCACCAACATCGTCCGCGACGTGCGGACCGATCTCGAACACGGCCGGATCTACCTCCCGCAGGACGAGATGCGGCGCTTCCACTGCACCGAGGCCCACCTGCGCGCCGGCGCCGTCACCGGGGAGGTGCGCGCGCTCCTGCAGCACCAGCTCGCTCGCGCACGGCAGTACTACGAGCGGGCGTCGGCGGCGCTGCCGGCCGGCGAGGCCCGGCACCTGGTGGCCGCCGAGATCATGGGTGCCATCTACTTCGGCATCCTGCGGCGCATCGAGGCCCGCGGCTACGACGTGTTCTCCGAGACCGTGCGCGTGCCCCGGCCCGAGCGCGCGTGGATCGCCGCGACCACGTGGGCCCGGACCCTCATGCGCGCCGGCGTCGAGGCGCTGGCGGCTCCCGCCCGCACGCCGTGA
- the hpnC gene encoding squalene synthase HpnC — MTEAADLGAAYAHCEALARSHYENFPVASRLVPAALRRHVAAVYAFARTADDFADEDGHSTRERLRLLDEWLERLHAAVGAGEAAAPPLVPREPAWPDPVAEGHDEIFLALGHTIRDRRLPVYPFEALLSAFRQDVVVTRYGTWAEVDDYCRRSANPVGRIVLRLFGHDDRRLDAWSDAICTALQLTNFWQDFAIDWRRGRLYVPEEVWTAAGAVPEQLEPHMSALPREWQAALALCGARTRELFDLGRPLLDHLRGRLKIEIAATWHGGRRLLELLEQGRFDPVAHRPTLGAVDALVVGWRALT; from the coding sequence GTGACAGAGGCCGCCGACCTCGGGGCGGCCTACGCCCACTGCGAGGCCCTGGCCCGCTCGCACTACGAGAACTTCCCGGTGGCGTCGCGCCTGGTGCCGGCGGCGCTCCGCCGGCACGTCGCCGCGGTCTACGCCTTCGCGCGGACCGCCGACGACTTCGCCGACGAGGACGGGCACTCCACGCGCGAGCGGCTGCGCCTCCTCGACGAGTGGCTCGAGCGCCTCCACGCGGCCGTCGGCGCCGGGGAGGCGGCCGCCCCGCCCCTGGTCCCGCGCGAGCCGGCCTGGCCCGATCCCGTGGCCGAGGGGCACGACGAGATCTTCCTGGCCCTTGGCCATACCATCCGCGACCGGCGCCTGCCCGTCTACCCGTTCGAGGCGTTGCTCTCGGCCTTCCGCCAGGACGTCGTCGTGACGCGTTACGGGACGTGGGCCGAGGTGGACGACTACTGCCGGCGATCGGCGAACCCGGTGGGGCGGATCGTGCTGCGGCTCTTCGGTCACGACGACCGGCGGCTGGACGCCTGGTCCGACGCCATCTGCACGGCCCTCCAGCTCACGAACTTCTGGCAGGACTTCGCCATCGACTGGCGCCGGGGCCGCCTCTACGTGCCCGAGGAGGTGTGGACCGCGGCCGGTGCCGTCCCGGAACAACTCGAGCCCCACATGTCGGCGCTGCCGCGCGAGTGGCAGGCAGCCCTCGCCCTCTGCGGGGCGCGGACGCGGGAGCTCTTCGATCTGGGACGTCCGCTGCTGGATCACCTCCGCGGCCGGCTGAAGATCGAGATCGCGGCGACGTGGCACGGCGGACGGCGGCTCCTGGAGCTCCTCGAGCAGGGCCGCTTCGACCCGGTGGCCCACCGGCCCACCCTGGGCGCGGTCGACGCGCTGGTGGTAGGGTGGAGGGCGCTCACGTGA
- a CDS encoding cob(I)yrinic acid a,c-diamide adenosyltransferase: protein MTGKLYTKTGDDGTTSLFDGTRVSKADPRVVAYGTVDELNAVLGAAIAAGLDDDLASAVAGIQRDLFALCARLADPSHRISSRVQKVVVDEGAVSRLERHIDALEETLPPLRHFILAGGSPAGASLHVARTVCRRAEVETCRMGDGAVEPVVLTYLNRLSDLLFVMARAANHRAGVPEQIW from the coding sequence GTGACCGGGAAACTGTACACGAAGACCGGCGACGACGGGACGACGAGCCTCTTCGATGGCACCCGCGTGTCGAAGGCCGATCCGCGCGTCGTCGCCTACGGCACGGTGGACGAGTTGAACGCCGTCCTCGGCGCCGCCATCGCGGCGGGGCTCGACGACGACCTCGCGTCCGCTGTCGCGGGCATCCAGCGCGATCTGTTCGCCCTCTGCGCCCGCTTGGCCGACCCCTCGCACCGGATCTCGTCGCGCGTGCAGAAGGTGGTCGTGGACGAGGGCGCCGTGTCGCGCCTCGAACGGCACATCGATGCGCTCGAGGAGACCCTGCCGCCGCTGCGCCACTTCATCCTGGCGGGGGGCAGCCCGGCGGGGGCGTCGCTTCACGTCGCCAGAACCGTGTGCCGGCGGGCCGAGGTGGAGACGTGCCGGATGGGCGACGGCGCCGTCGAGCCGGTGGTGCTCACCTACCTCAACCGGCTGTCGGATCTCCTGTTCGTGATGGCCCGCGCGGCCAACCACCGCGCCGGCGTGCCAGAGCAGATCTGGTGA
- a CDS encoding A/G-specific adenine glycosylase, translated as MLLRWYDRHGRDLPWRTTDDPYHILVSEVMLQQTQVDRVLPKYHEWLSKYPSLAALAAADGEDVSATWRPLGYNIRPKRLHSIAREAVATYGGALPSDRETLLSFKGIGEYTAGAILSFAFRKRAAILDTNVARVLFRVFVGDGDPKGHATTKHLWAVAEALVPRVRVFDFNQALMDFGAMHCTARKPACLTCPMASFCRSCPTPSPPAPRAARTPRARSQAR; from the coding sequence GTGCTCCTGCGCTGGTACGACAGGCACGGCCGCGACCTGCCGTGGCGCACGACCGACGACCCGTATCACATTCTCGTCAGCGAGGTCATGCTGCAGCAGACGCAGGTGGACCGCGTGCTGCCCAAGTACCACGAGTGGCTCTCGAAGTACCCGTCGCTCGCAGCCCTGGCGGCGGCCGACGGCGAGGACGTCAGCGCCACGTGGCGGCCGCTCGGCTACAACATCCGGCCCAAGCGCCTCCACTCGATCGCGCGCGAAGCGGTGGCGACCTACGGCGGCGCGCTCCCGTCGGACCGCGAGACGCTCCTGTCCTTCAAGGGCATCGGCGAGTACACGGCCGGCGCCATCCTCAGCTTCGCGTTCAGGAAGCGGGCCGCGATTCTCGACACCAACGTCGCCCGCGTGCTGTTCAGGGTGTTCGTCGGCGACGGCGATCCCAAGGGACACGCGACGACGAAGCACCTGTGGGCCGTCGCGGAAGCGCTCGTGCCCCGCGTGCGCGTCTTCGACTTCAACCAGGCCCTGATGGACTTCGGCGCCATGCACTGCACCGCGAGGAAGCCCGCGTGCCTCACCTGTCCGATGGCGTCGTTCTGCCGCTCGTGTCCGACGCCCTCGCCGCCTGCTCCGCGGGCGGCCCGAACGCCGCGCGCGCGGTCGCAGGCTCGATGA
- a CDS encoding serine/threonine-protein kinase, whose translation MTPEQWQQVGALFGQAIEQPDTGRTAWIDRADAPDLVKREVLALLAAHAGASGFLEGPPGGVAATLEAPAPRTALTPGMTLGPYRLLRVLGEGGMGVVFEAEDVRLHRRIALKAVGAARPGPTDQQRLRQEARAAASLAHPNIATIFALEEIDGRSYIASELLEGRTLREVLEAGPLPRAEVVAAARALASALEAAHARGIVHRDLKPENVFRQPDGQVKILDFGLARLRGDGRELATFTRVSLDGQVAGTPGYMAPEQVQGLEIDGRTDQFALGVLVAEMALGVNPFGAPTLAASIAKALAADGLPPTVAPESLGADLAEFVDRCTRQRPIDRYPTSGAVVAALDAIARGDALPGQARAATGVRLAAIEARHPETGRRPPLWWWRFHQAAAAAVDWMMIAPAWIVHRGVPHGLAWFLGCLAATIVAANVRLHLRFSAVVLPQHLAEQRARTRGWVAVADWALVALWGYAGAALVDGRPEWAVVFFAFAVGSALAVGLIEPATARAAFGPPAEQAARASDTSGRTTPSDR comes from the coding sequence ATGACGCCCGAGCAGTGGCAGCAGGTGGGCGCGCTCTTCGGCCAGGCCATCGAGCAACCCGACACGGGCCGCACGGCCTGGATCGATCGCGCCGATGCCCCCGACCTGGTCAAGCGGGAAGTGCTGGCGCTGCTCGCGGCGCACGCGGGCGCCAGCGGCTTCCTCGAGGGGCCGCCAGGCGGCGTCGCCGCGACCCTCGAGGCCCCGGCGCCGCGTACCGCCCTGACGCCGGGGATGACACTGGGGCCATACCGCCTGTTGCGGGTCCTTGGGGAGGGCGGGATGGGCGTGGTCTTCGAGGCCGAGGACGTCCGGCTCCACCGCCGCATCGCGCTCAAGGCCGTCGGCGCGGCGCGGCCCGGCCCGACCGACCAGCAGCGGCTCCGGCAGGAAGCCCGCGCCGCGGCGTCGCTCGCGCATCCGAACATCGCCACCATCTTCGCGCTCGAGGAGATCGACGGCCGCTCCTACATCGCGAGCGAGCTCCTCGAAGGCCGGACGCTGCGGGAGGTGCTCGAGGCCGGTCCACTGCCGCGCGCCGAGGTCGTGGCGGCGGCGCGGGCCCTCGCCTCGGCTCTCGAGGCCGCGCACGCCCGCGGGATCGTCCACCGCGACCTGAAGCCCGAAAACGTCTTCCGCCAGCCCGACGGGCAGGTGAAGATTCTGGACTTCGGTCTCGCGCGCCTCCGCGGCGACGGCCGGGAGCTGGCCACCTTCACCCGCGTCTCGCTCGACGGCCAGGTGGCGGGCACGCCGGGGTACATGGCGCCGGAACAGGTCCAGGGGCTGGAGATCGACGGTCGCACCGACCAGTTCGCGCTCGGCGTGCTCGTGGCCGAGATGGCGCTCGGCGTGAATCCGTTCGGGGCGCCGACCCTGGCCGCGTCGATCGCCAAAGCGCTCGCGGCCGACGGCCTGCCGCCGACGGTCGCCCCGGAGTCGCTGGGCGCCGACCTGGCCGAGTTCGTCGATCGCTGCACGAGGCAGCGGCCCATCGACAGATACCCGACGTCCGGCGCCGTCGTCGCGGCGCTGGATGCCATCGCGCGCGGCGACGCGCTTCCCGGGCAGGCGCGCGCGGCCACCGGCGTCCGCCTGGCGGCGATCGAGGCGCGTCATCCCGAGACCGGCCGGCGTCCCCCGCTCTGGTGGTGGCGTTTCCACCAGGCCGCGGCCGCGGCCGTGGACTGGATGATGATCGCGCCCGCCTGGATCGTCCACCGCGGCGTGCCGCACGGGCTGGCGTGGTTCCTCGGCTGCCTGGCAGCGACGATCGTCGCCGCCAACGTGCGACTCCACCTGCGCTTCTCCGCGGTCGTCCTGCCGCAGCACCTGGCCGAGCAGCGCGCGAGGACGCGGGGGTGGGTCGCCGTGGCCGACTGGGCCCTGGTCGCGCTCTGGGGCTACGCCGGCGCCGCGCTCGTGGACGGTCGGCCCGAATGGGCCGTCGTCTTCTTCGCGTTCGCCGTCGGGTCGGCGCTGGCCGTTGGCCTCATCGAGCCTGCGACCGCGCGCGCGGCGTTCGGGCCGCCCGCGGAGCAGGCGGCGAGGGCGTCGGACACGAGCGGCAGAACGACGCCATCGGACAGGTGA
- a CDS encoding ECF-type sigma factor, whose translation MERGHEPGPGAATAAGEDAAAASRLLRRAAGGDANAASRLMPLVYDELRRLAAGYLRRERRGQTLQPTALVHEAYVRLVRPTGQAWQGRTHFLAIAAVSMRQVLVDRARRRRAAKRGGDAVRLTLDDAMLPSDSRGAEVDLLALDRALDRLAALDPAQARIVELRYFGGLTVEETAEAVGLSPATVKRHWALARAFLKRTLDGA comes from the coding sequence ATGGAACGCGGGCACGAACCCGGACCCGGTGCGGCCACGGCCGCCGGGGAGGACGCCGCCGCGGCGTCGCGCCTGCTCCGCCGGGCGGCCGGCGGAGACGCCAACGCGGCCTCACGGCTGATGCCCCTCGTCTACGACGAGCTGCGGAGGCTCGCCGCGGGGTACCTGCGCCGCGAGCGGCGCGGCCAGACGCTGCAGCCGACGGCGCTCGTGCACGAGGCCTACGTGCGTCTCGTGCGCCCGACCGGGCAGGCCTGGCAGGGGCGCACGCACTTCCTGGCGATCGCGGCCGTGTCGATGCGCCAGGTCCTGGTGGATCGCGCCAGGCGGCGCCGCGCGGCCAAGCGCGGCGGCGATGCGGTGCGTCTCACGCTGGACGACGCGATGCTGCCGTCGGACTCCCGGGGCGCCGAGGTCGACCTCCTCGCCCTGGATCGCGCGCTCGACCGGCTCGCGGCGCTCGACCCTGCGCAGGCGCGCATCGTCGAACTGCGCTACTTCGGAGGCCTCACGGTCGAGGAGACGGCCGAGGCCGTCGGACTCTCGCCGGCCACGGTCAAGCGCCACTGGGCGCTGGCCCGCGCCTTCCTCAAGCGGACGCTCGACGGCGCCTGA
- a CDS encoding CDP-alcohol phosphatidyltransferase family protein produces the protein MADAAATHVRVNDGLTAAVERRVLLWIARRLPEWVHSDHLTALGVVGTATASASFALARLFPVALVGVGLGLAVNWFGDSLDGTLARVRRQERPRYGYYVDHVLDICGVSALMGGLAFSGYMSPLVALGVLVAYLLVSAEVFLATAVGGEFRLSFARLGPTELRLALSGASLALLRWPEADVPGLGRVLVMDIGGTVAAAGLLVVLVLSACSMGWRLYQAETRPIVARF, from the coding sequence ATGGCGGATGCCGCAGCGACGCACGTACGCGTGAACGACGGACTGACGGCCGCGGTGGAGCGCCGCGTGCTGCTCTGGATCGCGCGCCGGTTGCCCGAATGGGTCCACTCCGACCACCTGACGGCTCTCGGCGTCGTCGGGACGGCCACCGCGTCGGCCTCGTTCGCGCTGGCACGGCTGTTCCCTGTGGCGCTCGTCGGGGTCGGTCTCGGGCTCGCCGTGAACTGGTTCGGCGACAGCCTGGACGGCACGTTGGCGCGCGTCCGTCGCCAGGAGCGGCCGCGCTATGGCTACTACGTGGACCACGTGCTGGACATCTGCGGCGTGTCGGCGCTGATGGGAGGCCTGGCGTTCTCCGGCTACATGTCGCCGCTCGTCGCGCTGGGCGTGCTCGTCGCGTACCTGCTGGTGTCGGCCGAAGTGTTCCTGGCCACGGCCGTGGGAGGCGAGTTCCGCCTGTCGTTCGCGCGCCTCGGCCCCACCGAACTGCGCCTCGCGCTCTCGGGGGCGTCGCTGGCGCTCCTCAGATGGCCCGAGGCCGACGTGCCCGGCCTCGGCCGGGTGCTGGTGATGGACATCGGCGGGACCGTGGCGGCCGCGGGCCTGCTGGTGGTGCTCGTGCTGTCGGCGTGCTCGATGGGGTGGCGGCTCTACCAGGCGGAGACGCGACCGATCGTGGCGCGCTTCTGA